A genomic stretch from Hoplias malabaricus isolate fHopMal1 chromosome 4, fHopMal1.hap1, whole genome shotgun sequence includes:
- the LOC136694803 gene encoding H-2 class I histocompatibility antigen, alpha chain-like isoform X1, whose protein sequence is MMGATGLWVFVLFGVLHLSLGDKHTLFYLFTAQSNHSVNNIYQFSVETLLDDTQMDSYSSRDGIRTPKQSWVKEIEESVWKDGTEKLKDDGYLLHEFFVTQMKFSGHDPSDNHVLQWRFGCEGEKLSDGSVSTLNCINQFAYDGEDLISYDWTLKKWTVSAGQDTELEKRWNSENGNPLLMICVDSLNWLKIYLLHSPTETKPTVPGVYVLKKSQTESSRLTLTCLATGFYHKDLKMRLRRFNTSLPDHLLTSSGVRPNGDGTYQLRKSVDVQEEDTAGYDCYVEHNAFNGSVIKPWDRIQFASSGVQDLTFGLVIGPVVLVVFVCGLIFDRKKTAISVKKHVSEVRWVIVNDPEAGDSGDVSGVGNSVGSNNDNNKSDEIHSSTDTGFRERKTDETTVMLEEPSNNPDTTDQLPEEQQTLTPTV, encoded by the exons ATGATGGGAGCAACTGGACTTTGGGTTTTTGTGCTGTTTGGAGTTCTGCACCTTTCTCTTGGAG ataaacacactcTATTTTACCTCTTCACGGCCCAGTCAAACCACTCTGTGAACAACATCTACCAGTTCAGTGTAGAGACTCTGCTGGACGACACACAGATGGACTCCTACAGCAGTCGGGATGGTATCAGGACTCCTAAACAGAGCTGGGTGAAGGAGatagaggagagtgtgtggaaaGATGGCACTGAGAAGTTGAAGGATGATGGGTATCTTTTACACGAGTTCTTCGTCACTCAGATGAAGTTCTCTGGCCATGATCCGTCAG ATAATCATGTTCTTCAGTGGAGATTCGGCTGTGAGGGGGAAAAGCTTTCTGACGGATCAGTTTCAACTTTAAACTGCATTAATCAATTTGCCTACGATGGAGAAGATTTAATCTCTTATGACTGGACCTTGAAGAAGTGGACAGTCTCAGCTGGTCAAGACACTGAACTGGAGAAAAGGTGGAATTCTGAAAATGGAAATCCTCTTCTTATGATATGTGTTGACTCTTTGAACTGGCTGAAGATTTATTTACTCCACAGCCCTACTGAAACCAAGCCAA ctgttccaggtgtgtatgtgttgaaGAAATCTCAGACTGAGTCCAGCAGACTGACCCTGACCTGCCTGGCCACGGGCTTCTACCACAAAGACCTGAAGATGAGACTGAGGAGATTCAACACTTCACTCCCTGATCATCTACTAACATCCTCAGGAGTCAGACCCAATGGTGATGGAACCTaccagctgaggaagagtgTGGACGTCCAGGAGGAAGATACAGCAGGATACGACTGTTATGTGGAACACAATGCCTTCAATGGATCAGTGATTAAACCCTGGG ACAGGATACAATTTGCCTCTTCAGGTGTTCAGGATTTGACCTTTGGACTGGTGATTGGACCGGTGGTGTTGgtggtttttgtgtgtgggCTTATTTTCGATCGTAAAAAGACAGCAATAA GTGTGAAGAAACATGTTTCTGAAGTTCGATGGGTCATCGTAAATG ATCCTGAGGCTGGTGATTCTGGTGATGTCTCCG GAGTGGGAAACAGTGTTGGATCAAACAACGACAACAATAAAAGTGATGAAATTCACTCATCAACTGACACTG GTTTCCGTGAGAGGAAAACTGATGAAACCACTGTGATGCTGGAGGAACCTTCCAATAATCCTGATACAACTGATCAGCTTCCAGAAGAACAGCAGACACTGACCCCTACAGTATAA
- the LOC136694803 gene encoding H-2 class I histocompatibility antigen, alpha chain-like isoform X2, giving the protein MMGATGLWVFVLFGVLHLSLGDKHTLFYLFTAQSNHSVNNIYQFSVETLLDDTQMDSYSSRDGIRTPKQSWVKEIEESVWKDGTEKLKDDGYLLHEFFVTQMKFSGHDPSDNHVLQWRFGCEGEKLSDGSVSTLNCINQFAYDGEDLISYDWTLKKWTVSAGQDTELEKRWNSENGNPLLMICVDSLNWLKIYLLHSPTETKPTVPGVYVLKKSQTESSRLTLTCLATGFYHKDLKMRLRRFNTSLPDHLLTSSGVRPNGDGTYQLRKSVDVQEEDTAGYDCYVEHNAFNGSVIKPWDRIQFASSGVQDLTFGLVIGPVVLVVFVCGLIFDRKKTAISVKKHVSEVRWVIVNDPEAGDSGDVSGVGNSVGSNNDNNKSFRERKTDETTVMLEEPSNNPDTTDQLPEEQQTLTPTV; this is encoded by the exons ATGATGGGAGCAACTGGACTTTGGGTTTTTGTGCTGTTTGGAGTTCTGCACCTTTCTCTTGGAG ataaacacactcTATTTTACCTCTTCACGGCCCAGTCAAACCACTCTGTGAACAACATCTACCAGTTCAGTGTAGAGACTCTGCTGGACGACACACAGATGGACTCCTACAGCAGTCGGGATGGTATCAGGACTCCTAAACAGAGCTGGGTGAAGGAGatagaggagagtgtgtggaaaGATGGCACTGAGAAGTTGAAGGATGATGGGTATCTTTTACACGAGTTCTTCGTCACTCAGATGAAGTTCTCTGGCCATGATCCGTCAG ATAATCATGTTCTTCAGTGGAGATTCGGCTGTGAGGGGGAAAAGCTTTCTGACGGATCAGTTTCAACTTTAAACTGCATTAATCAATTTGCCTACGATGGAGAAGATTTAATCTCTTATGACTGGACCTTGAAGAAGTGGACAGTCTCAGCTGGTCAAGACACTGAACTGGAGAAAAGGTGGAATTCTGAAAATGGAAATCCTCTTCTTATGATATGTGTTGACTCTTTGAACTGGCTGAAGATTTATTTACTCCACAGCCCTACTGAAACCAAGCCAA ctgttccaggtgtgtatgtgttgaaGAAATCTCAGACTGAGTCCAGCAGACTGACCCTGACCTGCCTGGCCACGGGCTTCTACCACAAAGACCTGAAGATGAGACTGAGGAGATTCAACACTTCACTCCCTGATCATCTACTAACATCCTCAGGAGTCAGACCCAATGGTGATGGAACCTaccagctgaggaagagtgTGGACGTCCAGGAGGAAGATACAGCAGGATACGACTGTTATGTGGAACACAATGCCTTCAATGGATCAGTGATTAAACCCTGGG ACAGGATACAATTTGCCTCTTCAGGTGTTCAGGATTTGACCTTTGGACTGGTGATTGGACCGGTGGTGTTGgtggtttttgtgtgtgggCTTATTTTCGATCGTAAAAAGACAGCAATAA GTGTGAAGAAACATGTTTCTGAAGTTCGATGGGTCATCGTAAATG ATCCTGAGGCTGGTGATTCTGGTGATGTCTCCG GAGTGGGAAACAGTGTTGGATCAAACAACGACAACAATAAAA GTTTCCGTGAGAGGAAAACTGATGAAACCACTGTGATGCTGGAGGAACCTTCCAATAATCCTGATACAACTGATCAGCTTCCAGAAGAACAGCAGACACTGACCCCTACAGTATAA
- the LOC136694805 gene encoding BOLA class I histocompatibility antigen, alpha chain BL3-6-like, which yields MILFLLLTLTLSMVLGDEHTLFYLFIVQSDPSVNNIYQFSVETLLDDTQTDSYSSRDGIRTPKQSWVKEIEESVWKAGTEKLKYDGKLLKKFLDTQMKFSGHDPSERHVLQWRHGCEGETLPDGSVSPLNCINDLYYDGEYLISYNWTLRNWTVSASQSSDLEKRWNNEKGDLQKAFHYKFEDCEKWLGIYLKYNTTDTRLTVPDVYVFVKKSQTESIRLTLTCLATGFYPKDLKMRVRRLTTSLPDHLLTSSGVRPNGDGTYQLRKSVDVQEEDRAGYDCSVEHNAFNGSVIKPWGKFICV from the exons ATGATTTTGTTCCTGCtgctaaccctaaccctttCAATGGTCCTCGGAG ATGAACACACTCTGTTCTACCTCTTCATCGTCCAGTCAGACCCCTCTGTGAATAACATCTACCAGTTCAGTGTAGAGACTCTGCTGGACGACACACAGACGGACTCCTACAGCAGTCGGGACGGTATCAGGACTCCTAAACAGAGCTGGGTGAAGGAGatagaggagagtgtgtggaaaGCTGGCACTGAGAAGCTGAAGTACGATGGGAAACTCTTAAAGAAGTTCCTGGACACTCAGATGAAGTTCTCTGGCCATGATCCGTCAG AGCGTCATGTTCTTCAGTGGAGACACGGCTGTGAGGGGGAAACACTTCCTGACGGATCAGTTTCACCTTTAAACTGCATTAATGATCTTTACTACGATGGAGAATATTTAATCTCTTATAACTGGACCCTGAGGAACTGGACAGTCTCAGCCTCTCAGAGCAGTGACCTGGAGAAGAGGTGGAATAATGAAAAAGGAGATTTACAGAAAgcttttcattataaatttgaGGATTGTGAGAAGTGGCTGgggatttatttaaaatacaatacCACTGACACCAGACTGA ctgttccagatgtgtatgtgtttgtgaagaaatCTCAGACTGAGTCCATCAGACTGACCCTGACCTGCCTGGCCACGGGCTTCTACCCCAAAGACCTGAAGATGAGAGTGAGGAGACTCACCACTTCACTCCCTGATCATCTACTAACATCCTCAGGAGTCAGACCCAATGGTGATGGAACCTaccagctgaggaagagtgTGGACGTCCAGGAGGAAGATAGAGCAGGATACGACTGTTCTGTGGAACACAACGCCTTCAATGGATCAGTGATTAAACCCTGGGGTAAATTTATCTGTGTTTGA